The following coding sequences lie in one Lolium perenne isolate Kyuss_39 chromosome 2, Kyuss_2.0, whole genome shotgun sequence genomic window:
- the LOC127333306 gene encoding AAA-ATPase At3g50940-like gives MDYLPKTSMVSSPEGAKVLDAYKKALATAASVTAYAMLARGMARELLPDELRAAVSWGTALLRSRLGAREKERRTIVIRRQLGNSAYGGENDLFDASLTYLATKIDPHTMRRLCLERSRKKEHDGSSSWSTLLCMEHGGSTTDAFDGVEFHWTSVESGSDGNNNNNRGKESLELSFDVEHTETALDKYVPFISSTAEELRLRDRALKIFLNQGSGWKGINHHHPATFETLAMDPSMKQSVIADLDRFLKRKEYYRRIGKAWKRGYLLYGPPGTGKSSLVAAMANYLRFNLYDLDLSGVYDNSCLQRLLIDMPNKSILVIEDIDCSFDTMSREPRKAPGAGDTYYSSEEEEDHEEYERRAGAGYQQERKITLSGLLNFIDGLWSTSGEERIIVFTTNYKDRLDRALLRPGRMDMHVYMGHCGWEAFKTLARNYHLVDDHALFPEIQALIAVVEVTPAEVSEMMLRSEDVDAALGVLMEFLQGKRRAQDEAQDEKGVAK, from the coding sequence ATGGATTACTTGCCAAAGACCAGTATGGTGTCGTCGCCGGAGGGGGCAAAGGTGCTGGACGCGTACAAGAAAGCGCTCGCGACAGCGGCCTCGGTGACCGCGTACGCCATGCTTGCGCGCGGCATGGCGCGGGAGCTCCTCCCCGACGAGCTGCGCGCCGCGGTGAGCTGGGGCACGGCGCTGTTGCGCTCCCGCCTCGGCGCCCGCGAGAAGGAGCGCCGCACCATCGTGATCCGGCGCCAGCTCGGCAACAGCGCGTACGGCGGCGAGAACGACCTGTTCGACGCGTCGCTCACGTACCTAGCCACCAAGATCGACCCGCACACGATGCGCCGGCTCTGCCTCGAGCGGTCTCGCAAGAAGGAGCACGACGGGAGCAGCAGCTGGAGCACGCTCCTGTGTATGGAGCACGGAGGCTCCACCACCGACGCCTTCGACGGCGTTGAGTTCCATTGGACGTCCGTTGAGAGCGGCAGTgacggcaacaacaacaacaacaggggCAAGGAATCCCTGGAGCTCAGCTTCGACGTGGAGCACACGGAGACCGCGCTCGACAAGTACGTGCCCTTCATTAGCTCCACGGCGGAGGAGCTCCGGCTCCGGGACCGCGCCCTCAAGATCTTCCTCAACCAGGGCTCGGGCTGGAAAGGCATCAACCACCACCACCCTGCCACGTTCGAGACGCTCGCCATGGATCCGTCCATGAAGCAGTCGGTCATCGCAGACCTCGACCGGTTCCTCAAGAGGAAGGAGTACTACCGGCGGATCGGAAAGGCGTGGAAGCGCGGCTACCTTCTCTACGGCCCGCCTGGCACGGGCAAGTCCAGCCTGGTCGCCGCCATGGCCAACTATCTCCGGTTCAACCTCTACGACCTCGATCTCTCCGGGGTGTACGACAACTCGTGCCTGCAGAGGCTCCTCATCGACATGCCCAACAAGTCCATCCTCGTCATAGAGGATATTGACTGCAGCTTCGACACCATGTCAAGGGAACCCCGCAAGGCGCCTGGGGCGGGAGACACCTACTACtcatcggaggaggaggaggaccacgaggagtacgagcgccgagcAGGAGCAGGTTACCAGCAGGAGCGCAAGATCACGCTCTCAGGCCTGCTCAACTTCATCGACGGGCTGTGGTCCACCAGCGGCGAGGAGCGCATCATCGTCTTCACCACAAACTACAAGGACCGTCTCGACCGGGCGCTGCTAAGGCCGGGCCGCATGGACATGCACGTCTACATGGGCCACTGCGGATGGGAGGCGTTCAAGACGCTGGCCCGGAACTACCACCTCGTCGACGACCACGCTCTCTTCCCGGAGATACAAGCTTTAATTGCGGTGGTGGAGGTGACGCCGGCCGAGGTGTCGGAGATGATGTTGCGGAGCGAGGACGTCGACGCTGCCCTAGGGGTGCTCATGGAATTCCTCCAAGGAAAGAGACGCGCACAAGATGAGGCACAGGACGAGAAGGGCGTAGCAAAGTAG